CACGCCGTGCGCTCGGAGCGCTGGCGCTACATCCGCTACGAGAACGGCGACGAGGAGCTCTACGACCACGATGTCGACCCCAATGAGTGGACCAACCTCGCCAATGACCCTGCCTACGCCTCCGTAAAAACCGACCTGGCCCAGTGGCTCCCGACCACCAACGCTCCGAACGCCCCCCGCGAAGAAGAGCGCAAGCACTAGGCTAGACTCTGAGGGTTGGCTCCACGCTCCCTGGAAGGGGGTGGCGCTTTAGCTCATCTGGTCTGCGACATCGGCTCAAAAAACTTCTTGGCGTTTGCGGTCTTGCGTTCGCTGAGAATTTCTTTTCTGTTTGCCGTTTCGTCTGGCCGGTCATGACCGGAAACCTGCTCAGGTGGCGGAATTGGCAGACGCACTGGACTTAGGATCCAGTGGCCGCAAGGCCGTGCGGGTTCGAGTCCCGCCCTGAGCACCATTTATATTTCGTCGAGGCGATCCCCGCTTGCCGGGTCAAAGAGCAGGGCCTTGGCCGTGTCGAAGCGCAGGCGGATTTCCTCTCCGGCGCGGAAGGAGTGGTCGGCGTGGACGCGCGCGATAAAGGGTGCCGCTCCTGTATTGAAATATAGATACGTCTCCGCACCCATCGGCTCGGCGACGTCGATTCGCATCATGATCGGGGAGGTCCCTGTCGTGTCCACGTGGATATCCTCGGGGCGGATGCCGAGGACAACGGACCGAGCATGAAGGGATGGTTCAACACTGTCGCGTGGAGGAAGCTTTACCTTGAGTGCGGAAGCGGAGGGACTGTCTTCAATGAAGCTGATTTCATCGCTCTGACGCTCGACCTTCCCGTGGAAAAAGTTCATCGGCGGGCTGCCGATGAAGCCCCCGACAAAAGTATTCGCCGGTTGTTTGTAGAGGGTCAGCGGCGTGTCAACCTGCATGAGGTTTCCGTCTTTCATCACGCAGATGCGCTCACCCATGGTCATGGCCTCCGTCTGGTCATGGGTGACGTAGATCATGGTCGCTTCGAGCCGCTTGTGCAGACGGGAAATCTCGGTGCGCATCTGCACGCGCATCTTGGCATCGAGGTTGGAGAGGGGCTCGTCGAACAGAAAGACCTTGGGCTTGCGGACGAGGGCGCGGCCCACGGCCACGCGCTGACGTTGCCCGCCAGAGAGCGCCTTGGGGCGGCGGTCGAGCAGCTCGCCGAGCCCGAGGATGTCGGCGGCCTCCTCGACCCGCTGACGGATCTCCCTGGTCGGGAGTTTGCGCAGCTTCAGCCCGAATGCCATGTTGTCGTAGACGCTCATGTGCGGGTACAGCGCGTAGTTCTGGAAAACCATGGCGATGTCCCGGTCCTTGGGGGCCACGTCATTGACGATGCGTCCGTCGATGGCGATCGTTCCGCTGGTGATCTCCTCTAGCCCGGCAACCATGCGCAGGGTGGTGGACTTCCCGCAGCCGGAGGGGCCGACCAGAACCATAAACTCGCGGTCGCGGATCTCCAGGTCGATCCCTTTGACCGCGGCAAAGGCCGGCTTACGGGCTTCCCGGTATTCTTTGACGAGATTGCAGATGCTGACGGTGGCCACGTGGGTGCGATTTGGGATGCGCGTTAGAAACCTGCGTGCATGGCACGGTGTTTCAGCGGAGGGGAGCAAGCTATACAATCGCGCGCTCGGCATGCAAGGTTCGTTGTCTGCGCGAATATTCTCACGGCATGCAGACAACGCTCCCGAAGCTACCACTCGTGGCTTAGCTTATCGTGCCGGGAGGGGCTTACTCCGGGGGCAGGCCATCAAAGAAATCCACCAGACCAGTCTCAAGGGAATACTCAGCACCGACGACGAGCAGTCCGTCATTGAGGATGAGGCGCTCAAGCAGGGCTGAGCCGCTGCGTAGCATCTGGGCAGCCATGCGGACGTTTGAGCGCACAGCCCGGTGCTTAAGCAC
This genomic interval from Ruficoccus sp. ZRK36 contains the following:
- the ugpC gene encoding sn-glycerol-3-phosphate ABC transporter ATP-binding protein UgpC, with amino-acid sequence MATVSICNLVKEYREARKPAFAAVKGIDLEIRDREFMVLVGPSGCGKSTTLRMVAGLEEITSGTIAIDGRIVNDVAPKDRDIAMVFQNYALYPHMSVYDNMAFGLKLRKLPTREIRQRVEEAADILGLGELLDRRPKALSGGQRQRVAVGRALVRKPKVFLFDEPLSNLDAKMRVQMRTEISRLHKRLEATMIYVTHDQTEAMTMGERICVMKDGNLMQVDTPLTLYKQPANTFVGGFIGSPPMNFFHGKVERQSDEISFIEDSPSASALKVKLPPRDSVEPSLHARSVVLGIRPEDIHVDTTGTSPIMMRIDVAEPMGAETYLYFNTGAAPFIARVHADHSFRAGEEIRLRFDTAKALLFDPASGDRLDEI